From one Amphiura filiformis chromosome 13, Afil_fr2py, whole genome shotgun sequence genomic stretch:
- the LOC140168747 gene encoding E3 ubiquitin-protein ligase TRIM45-like: MADSRLLNPEGTVNNADLIQCAICHAAIDKPKALPCLHTFCLKCLTSWAQSSAKKHPDKYKDAVSCPTCREDFPLPKGGVKELRTNFFVSKLKERNEIMRKLYEKDVKIPCTSCINSDNQAVGRCVECNDFLCKKCVDSHKSLRVLIHHHVLTLEELRTGQLNMHNLPEQEMCPKHSGEVLRFYCETCEEPMCRDCTVVDHPRPDHKQIDLKSAAQERNDKLQELFKQVELIPRAIDTATTQDEKTAKELGDNVKKAISLYKKTAKKAESEIILKMKQAEMEFTQKIKELEAKRRKEIEAHRDNLQFQKLRLCTSLEMTQELTQNGSEHDIATMYPSLSNTMQQMSKLNPKAVRKSMNKVEFIPSKNLYNGMSSLGSLKTYEKWVRGKTTASGQFSSGRSIILDANNEIAVATCSSTYYVRVFDENGTNRRQIQTNGVGGRDLKTSYPWGLAIAQNGDYFITDMNPYVKVFNAQGNFKQRFSAQNPNGVTSQSDNSRLYGLAIDIKDRVYVGSVNPYKYISIHSQDTVPVSGFRVKLSPYFIAITADDHVIVSDYNSYAVHVYDTKGTQLTTFATPPGDNFYPTGLCVVKDEVFVASYSGPPAVYRYSLTGNCIEIVTKEVTSPYGIALKDDGEQLLVCDDNSIKVFHLK, from the coding sequence ATGGCCGATTCAAGGTTATTAAACCCCGAAGGAACTGTTAATAACGCCGATCTTATTCAGTGCGCCATTTGCCATGCCGCTATTGACAAACCTAAGGCACTACCATGTCTTCATACCTTTTGCTTGAAATGTCTTACAAGTTGGGCTCAAAGCTCGGCAAAGAAACACCCGGATAAGTATAAGGACGCAGTATCGTGCCCCACTTGTCGCGAGGACTTTCCGTTACCAAAAGGTGGAGTGAAAGAACTCCGGACTAACTTTTTCGTCAGCAAATTAAAAGAGCGTAATGAGATTATGAGAAAACTGTACGAGAAAGATGTTAAGATTCCATGTACCTCGTGCATTAATTCCGACAATCAGGCTGTTGGTCGTTGTGTAGAGTGCAACGATTTCTTGTGTAAGAAATGTGTGGATAGCCACAAGTCGTTGCGCGTACTGATTCATCACCACGTGCTTACACTGGAAGAGCTGCGCACGGGACAGTTGAATATGCACAATCTGCCAGAACAAGAGATGTGCCCTAAGCACTCGGGTGAAGTTTTGCGGTTTTACTGCGAGACATGCGAGGAGCCAATGTGCCGAGATTGTACCGTCGTCGATCACCCGCGTCCCGATCATAAACAGATAGACCTGAAGAGTGCAGCTCAAGAGAGGAATGACAAACTCCAAGAGTTATTCAAGCAAGTTGAACTCATTCCCAGAGCTATCGATACCGCCACTACACAAGATGAGAAAACCGCTAAAGAACTGGGAGACAACGTGAAAAAAGCTATCAGTCTCTACAAGAAGACAGCTAAGAAAGCAGAATCAGAAATCATACTGAAAATGAAACAAGCTGAAATGGAATTCACACAGAAAATAAAGGAGTTGGAGGCAAAACGAAGAAAGGAGATAGAAGCACACAGAGATAATCTACAATTTCAGAAATTGCGTCTTTGTACATCATTGGAGATGACACAAGAGCTTACACAGAATGGTTCTGAGCATGATATAGCCACAATGTATCCATCACTTTCCAATACCATGCAACAGATGTCCAAGTTGAATCCAAAAGCTGTCAGGAAGTCTATGAATAAAGTTGAATTCATACCCAGCAAGAATCTTTACAACGGCATGAGTTCTCTCGGTTCACTGAAAACTTACGAAAAATGGGTTCGAGGAAAGACAACTGCATCGGGACAGTTCAGTTCTGGAAGATCCATCATTCTGGACGCAAATAATGAAATTGCGGTGGCTACATGCAGCAGTACCTATTACGTTCgagtttttgatgaaaatggtacaAACAGGCGGCAAATCCAAACTAATGGTGTAGGGGGCAGGGACCTAAAAACTTCGTACCCATGGGGCCTGGCAATCGCGCAAAATGGCGATTATTTCATTACGGATATGAATCCCTACGTTAAAGTGTTCAATGCGCAAGGAAATTTCAAGCAAAGGTTCAGTGCTCAGAATCCTAACGGCGTCACTTCACAAAGTGATAATTCCCGGTTGTACGGTCTAGCCATTGACATCAAGGATCGCGTGTATGTCGGAAGCGTAAATCCGTACAAGTACATTAGTATCCATAGTCAAGACACTGTTCCCGTATCTGGCTTCCGCGTTAAACTGTCACCATACTTTATTGCCATCACCGCAGATGACCATGTTATTGTCAGCGATTATAACAGCTACGCAGTTCACGTGTACGACACCAAAGGTACTCAACTCACCACCTTCGCCACTCCACCAGGAGATAACTTCTACCCTACAGGATTATGTGTGGTCAAGGATGAAGTCTTCGTTGCCAGCTACTCAGGACCTCCAGCAGTCTACCGTTACTCTCTAACAGGTAACTGTATTGAAATTGTTACTAAGGAAGTCACATCTCCCTACGGAATAGCACTCAAAGACGACGGAGAACAGCTTCTTGTCTGCGATGACAATTCCATCAAGGTATTTCACCTAAAATAG